The Mycoplasma sp. 1654_15 genome contains a region encoding:
- a CDS encoding HsdR family type I site-specific deoxyribonuclease, producing MDTLKHRQKQTEKFINKSFLKEELLFEQLKIINKDADDQAIKQAIKTLISLQQENPSDLKPNLKFTNWLQNGITVSYKQNNEQKGKTIKLVDFENIENNIFEISQQDSFQEKNKDKKIPDLIVWLNHIPIVVMELKNPIDPNTTIEDAYKQLRNYMYDISSVFIYNTFLVISDLSESKIGTITSSFEHFKSWKTKDGKEYLSKKEINWEVFFEGIFQKEILLDIIKNFICFKDDQETKIIASYHQYWGVKKALARVKDINENKDKNKPKGGVVWHTQGSGKSIFMVFLSKLVRRILENVTIVVITDRNDLDSQLYSTFDSFSEFLQQKPVQMESREDLKEKLIKQKVNGIFFSTIQKFEADSKTLSTRENIIVIADEAHRSHYGFYDEMEIKNEETYKEKKRFCSNFKNFIA from the coding sequence ATTGATACTTTAAAACACAGACAAAAACAAACCGAAAAATTTATTAATAAATCTTTTCTAAAGGAAGAATTATTATTTGAGCAACTCAAAATTATTAACAAAGACGCCGATGATCAAGCAATTAAGCAAGCAATTAAAACATTAATAAGTTTGCAACAAGAAAATCCTTCAGATTTAAAGCCAAATTTAAAATTTACTAACTGATTGCAAAATGGAATAACTGTAAGCTACAAACAAAATAATGAACAAAAAGGCAAAACTATTAAATTAGTTGATTTTGAAAATATAGAAAATAACATTTTTGAAATTTCTCAGCAAGATTCTTTTCAAGAAAAAAATAAAGATAAAAAAATACCTGATTTAATAGTTTGATTAAATCATATTCCGATTGTAGTTATGGAACTAAAAAATCCTATTGATCCAAATACTACAATTGAAGATGCATATAAACAATTAAGAAATTACATGTATGACATTTCTTCAGTATTTATATATAACACCTTCTTAGTTATTTCTGATTTATCTGAATCTAAAATCGGAACAATTACATCTTCTTTTGAACATTTCAAATCCTGAAAAACAAAAGATGGTAAAGAATATTTAAGTAAAAAAGAAATAAATTGAGAAGTCTTTTTTGAAGGTATTTTTCAAAAAGAAATTTTATTAGATATTATTAAAAATTTTATTTGTTTTAAAGATGATCAAGAAACTAAAATAATTGCTTCTTATCATCAATATTGAGGAGTTAAAAAAGCACTAGCTAGAGTAAAAGACATAAATGAAAATAAAGATAAAAACAAACCAAAAGGTGGTGTAGTTTGACATACTCAAGGTTCTGGTAAATCCATTTTTATGGTGTTTTTATCAAAGTTAGTAAGACGGATTTTAGAAAATGTTACTATAGTTGTAATTACAGATAGAAATGATTTAGACTCACAGCTTTATTCTACTTTTGATAGTTTTTCTGAATTTTTACAACAAAAACCAGTACAAATGGAATCTAGAGAAGATTTAAAAGAAAAATTAATTAAGCAAAAAGTAAATGGTATCTTTTTTAGCACTATACAAAAATTTGAAGCTGATTCTAAAACATTATCTACAAGAGAAAATATAATAGTAATTGCAGATGAAGCTCATAGATCTCATTATGGTTTTTATGATGAAATGGAAATTAAAAATGAAGAAACTTACAAAGAAAAAAAAAGGTTTTGCTCAAATTTTAAGAACTTCATTGCCTAA
- a CDS encoding amidohydrolase codes for MTTAFINGKVWIKNNKFKQAFLIKNEKFKKIGTNEEILNLKYDKIVDLNNQVVIPGFIDTHIHFYFAAKYERYLDLSKAKNHQQVIDLIRNYLLKNKVEKDDLLIGYDWFEDQFEEKYMFRREELDKYFPDISIFLWRRSYHSGLANTNTLKRLNIFYKNATYEDSFIELDQNGWPTGYLQEKIIYKTDLLISDASLEKEKKLLIKWAKKANGLGITGIYTCDLRNENWYRDFQIYEQLNNKNLLNLEIYHQLWMTDQKYRDEFLNSFSTLKIKKNNHKFQAIKLFADGGLNRKILYLNKFDTPVFLDENSLSSLILKVNSKNLATVVHASSHIAGKIVAKAIIKADKKNKLRNGIIHGTIIDDELLNLLSEFPINVSVQPCFLNMYPKNSQLPLVRLKDLYENKVNVSLGTDWKVCDLNPWKNIYSALTHFHKKQRITLEQALELYTTKSAQYINQEKKMGKIATNYWANFVVLNQDIFSVSTKDIKKTKASQTYFRGKRVY; via the coding sequence ATGACAACAGCTTTTATTAATGGAAAAGTATGGATAAAAAACAATAAATTTAAGCAAGCTTTTTTGATAAAAAACGAAAAATTTAAAAAAATAGGAACAAATGAAGAGATTTTAAACCTAAAATATGACAAAATTGTCGATTTAAACAATCAAGTAGTAATTCCGGGTTTTATTGATACTCACATTCATTTTTATTTTGCTGCAAAATATGAAAGATATTTAGATTTATCTAAAGCGAAAAATCATCAACAAGTTATTGACTTAATTAGAAATTATTTATTAAAAAACAAAGTAGAAAAAGATGATTTATTAATTGGTTATGATTGATTTGAAGACCAATTTGAAGAAAAATATATGTTTAGACGAGAAGAATTAGATAAGTATTTTCCAGATATTTCTATATTTTTGTGAAGACGTTCATATCACAGTGGTCTTGCTAATACAAATACTTTAAAAAGATTAAATATTTTTTATAAAAACGCAACTTATGAAGATAGTTTTATTGAATTAGATCAAAATGGATGACCTACAGGTTACTTACAAGAAAAAATCATTTATAAAACAGATTTATTAATTTCTGATGCAAGTTTAGAAAAAGAGAAAAAATTATTAATTAAGTGAGCAAAAAAAGCTAATGGCTTAGGAATTACAGGAATTTATACTTGTGATTTAAGAAATGAAAATTGATATCGTGATTTTCAAATTTATGAACAGTTAAATAACAAAAATTTATTAAATTTAGAAATTTATCACCAATTATGAATGACTGACCAAAAATACAGAGATGAGTTTTTAAATTCGTTTTCTACTTTAAAAATAAAGAAAAATAATCATAAATTTCAAGCAATTAAACTTTTTGCAGATGGAGGATTAAATAGAAAAATCCTTTATTTAAACAAATTCGATACTCCTGTATTTTTAGACGAAAATTCTTTATCTTCTTTAATTTTAAAAGTAAATTCTAAAAACTTAGCCACTGTTGTACATGCTAGTTCTCATATTGCAGGAAAAATAGTAGCAAAAGCAATTATTAAAGCAGATAAAAAAAATAAATTAAGAAATGGAATTATTCATGGAACAATTATAGATGATGAATTGTTAAATTTATTATCAGAATTTCCTATAAATGTTTCAGTTCAGCCTTGTTTTTTGAATATGTATCCAAAAAATTCTCAACTTCCTTTAGTAAGACTTAAAGATTTGTATGAAAATAAAGTAAATGTTAGTTTAGGAACAGACTGAAAGGTTTGTGATCTAAATCCTTGAAAAAATATTTATAGCGCACTTACTCATTTTCATAAAAAACAAAGAATTACATTAGAACAAGCTCTTGAACTGTATACAACTAAATCTGCACAATATATTAATCAAGAAAAGAAAATGGGTAAAATTGCTACTAATTATTGAGCTAATTTTGTTGTATTAAATCAAGATATTTTTTCTGTAAGCACAAAAGACATTAAAAAAACTAAAGCAAGTCAAACTTACTTTAGAGGAAAAAGAGTTTATTAA
- a CDS encoding P68 family surface lipoprotein, whose amino-acid sequence MNNKNKIIKYLLPISTLFLGTSLFISCTKTQDTPGKPEPVKAEEQKLEQQKVVFATSQAKIWPLMRGITGLIDYYNKNFKDTQNFLEVELKTSEDTKADTEDKTANTLDSDLSATGSKYDLILGNKSSAYVANSYNKLLDVSSSIGTNLFPEKLVENHNKILGSNDITSLKSLPFDLNDTEAIFFNLDVMSVLFDLIKQGGGSIDENSNIYKQVMQAKNKGNSLPEHSFFKALNIKNENVFKDFIVNDDTFSLIDNAFEFAHKVFDGLTVDNSKVFDDTTDATIFSIDYTENVLYKDIISKTGKALWEEKLVKDKNQKDELKVVKNLESDQQVKTSLLDTYQEWNKAFKQIQFTKNNNKWNSHIIESNNPQNQQTNNNQKLNSKTFYSVDLDISGAIRQFNAAFVYMPGVGMNYSVKSPWSKYFASETNKPSSWATRDDVLAISQATKANKDSEFEAYKDGGSSLIVIKSDNDAKNQAVVKFLDFLYKGEITNPLTNKKVSTNQYIIEKTGYFLPTKEVIKQETIDSLKQTRTNYLNEFTKLENDLKNSSLDQTAKKDLESKLDSYDIAINNLQSGIISIESALKFISNDKVKLVPQPAHKDLGKMGNTIINQFKESTKKDKPLVLPKQDFLSKLLEDIKSI is encoded by the coding sequence ATGAATAATAAAAACAAAATAATAAAGTACTTATTACCAATAAGTACTTTATTTTTAGGAACTTCTTTATTTATATCATGTACAAAAACACAAGATACACCTGGTAAACCAGAACCTGTTAAAGCAGAAGAACAAAAACTAGAACAGCAAAAAGTAGTATTTGCTACTTCTCAAGCAAAAATTTGACCTTTAATGAGAGGGATAACTGGTTTAATTGATTACTATAACAAAAACTTTAAAGACACTCAAAACTTTTTAGAAGTTGAATTAAAAACTTCTGAAGATACCAAAGCAGATACTGAAGATAAAACGGCTAATACATTAGATTCAGATTTAAGTGCTACCGGTTCAAAATATGATTTAATTTTAGGTAATAAATCATCAGCATATGTAGCTAATTCATATAATAAATTATTAGATGTCTCTTCAAGTATTGGAACTAATTTATTTCCTGAAAAATTAGTTGAAAATCACAATAAAATTTTAGGTTCTAATGATATTACTTCTTTAAAAAGTTTACCTTTTGACTTAAATGACACAGAAGCTATTTTCTTTAATTTAGATGTTATGTCTGTTTTATTTGATTTAATCAAACAAGGTGGTGGATCAATTGATGAAAACTCAAATATTTACAAACAAGTTATGCAAGCTAAAAACAAAGGAAATTCACTTCCTGAACATAGCTTTTTTAAAGCACTAAATATTAAAAATGAAAATGTATTCAAGGATTTTATAGTAAATGATGATACTTTTAGTTTAATTGACAATGCTTTTGAATTTGCACACAAAGTATTTGATGGATTAACAGTTGATAATAGCAAAGTATTTGATGATACAACAGATGCTACAATTTTTTCTATTGATTATACAGAAAATGTTCTTTATAAAGACATAATTTCTAAGACTGGAAAAGCTTTATGAGAAGAAAAATTAGTAAAAGATAAAAATCAAAAAGATGAGCTAAAAGTTGTTAAAAACTTAGAAAGTGATCAACAAGTTAAAACAAGCCTTCTAGATACATATCAAGAATGAAACAAAGCATTTAAACAAATTCAATTTACAAAAAATAATAATAAATGAAATTCACATATAATTGAATCTAATAATCCTCAAAACCAGCAAACTAATAATAACCAGAAGCTAAATTCAAAAACATTTTACTCTGTAGATTTAGACATTTCAGGAGCAATTAGACAATTTAATGCAGCATTTGTTTATATGCCAGGAGTAGGTATGAATTACTCTGTAAAATCTCCTTGATCTAAATACTTTGCCTCAGAAACAAACAAACCTTCTTCTTGAGCAACTAGAGATGATGTTTTGGCGATTTCCCAAGCTACTAAAGCAAATAAAGATTCAGAATTTGAAGCTTACAAAGATGGTGGTTCTTCTTTAATTGTTATTAAATCTGATAATGATGCTAAAAACCAAGCAGTAGTAAAATTTTTAGACTTCTTATACAAAGGTGAAATTACAAATCCTTTAACAAATAAAAAAGTAAGTACTAATCAATATATAATTGAAAAAACTGGTTATTTTTTACCAACTAAAGAAGTAATTAAACAAGAAACAATTGATTCATTAAAACAGACAAGAACTAATTACTTAAATGAATTTACAAAATTAGAAAATGATTTAAAAAATTCTTCTTTAGATCAAACAGCTAAAAAAGATCTTGAATCTAAATTAGATAGCTATGATATAGCAATTAATAATTTACAATCTGGAATTATTTCTATTGAAAGTGCTTTAAAATTTATTTCTAATGACAAAGTAAAATTAGTACCACAACCTGCACATAAAGATTTAGGTAAAATGGGAAACACCATTATCAACCAATTTAAAGAATCAACTAAAAAAGATAAACCTTTAGTTTTACCAAAACAAGATTTTTTAAGCAAATTACTTGAAGATATTAAATCTATATAA
- a CDS encoding type I restriction enzyme subunit R domain-containing protein: MKKLTKKKKGFAQILRTSLPNAFYIGFTGTPLSKKEKDTRAVFGKYIDIYDITQSIEDKVTTDIVFNLKMVDLQLNDDQVSTIEKHFERMYNSNSIESVNKLKKEHSNLEAIFSNNKVIDSVVNDILEHYENSQANTLKGKAMIVAYSRAIAMKMYNKFIALRPEWKDKKLALIMTSDNKNPEEWKKVINDKEYQKQRAIEFKKQDSELKIVIVVDMWLTGFDVPCLSTMYILKPMIEHNLMQAIARVNRVFPNKEKGLIVDYIGIYKQLNKAMTQFSSKRDIELSRPADVREKLLPEFEQILEEWRKEAENLKINCKDFESQEDGIKMELIVSFANYLLDSQKEEIKKVFVENITFLKQNYSLVYSVLDDKSKGLYSYFSSILGFIKKSLKQEISQIKTQEDFDKHILNLTNNIVNADKINIISDNNLISLIDDVQNSNIYFHELRRLVEHRINIIKRTNKRKSEIYSQLVIETIEKYKQGIEGLRKTIEEVKQIYHLTQQDDEEEKQLELTTLEKAYYDIFKEHISNENKEFLKDMASKIWGILIEVNSKYQIDFFEKEQPQSDLKSEIKRFLSDNKIGKEKWQSLLDDIIEQFKLQYDSDFENEKEMSFVSN; encoded by the coding sequence ATGAAGAAACTTACAAAGAAAAAAAAAGGTTTTGCTCAAATTTTAAGAACTTCATTGCCTAATGCTTTTTATATCGGCTTTACTGGTACTCCATTATCAAAAAAAGAAAAAGATACACGAGCAGTTTTTGGTAAATATATCGATATTTATGACATTACTCAATCCATTGAAGATAAAGTAACTACTGATATAGTCTTTAATTTAAAAATGGTAGATTTACAATTAAATGATGATCAAGTTTCTACAATTGAAAAGCATTTTGAACGAATGTATAATTCTAACAGTATTGAATCTGTTAATAAATTAAAAAAAGAGCATTCAAATTTAGAAGCTATTTTTTCTAATAATAAAGTAATAGATTCAGTAGTTAATGATATTTTAGAACATTATGAAAACTCACAAGCAAACACTTTAAAAGGAAAAGCAATGATAGTTGCTTATTCTCGAGCTATTGCAATGAAAATGTATAACAAATTTATTGCACTAAGACCAGAATGAAAAGATAAAAAATTAGCTTTAATAATGACTTCTGATAATAAAAATCCTGAAGAGTGAAAAAAAGTTATTAATGATAAAGAATATCAAAAACAAAGAGCAATTGAGTTTAAAAAACAAGATTCTGAATTAAAAATAGTAATTGTTGTCGATATGTGACTAACAGGTTTTGATGTGCCTTGTTTATCTACTATGTATATTTTAAAACCAATGATTGAACATAATTTAATGCAAGCAATAGCGAGAGTAAATAGAGTCTTTCCTAACAAAGAAAAAGGTCTAATAGTTGATTATATCGGTATTTATAAGCAATTAAATAAAGCTATGACTCAATTTAGTTCTAAAAGAGACATAGAATTATCTAGACCTGCAGATGTAAGAGAAAAATTACTGCCTGAATTTGAACAAATACTAGAAGAATGAAGAAAAGAAGCCGAAAATCTAAAGATTAATTGCAAAGATTTTGAAAGTCAAGAAGATGGTATTAAAATGGAATTAATTGTAAGCTTTGCTAACTACTTATTAGATAGTCAAAAAGAAGAAATTAAAAAAGTCTTTGTTGAAAATATAACATTTTTAAAACAAAATTATTCTTTAGTTTATTCTGTTTTGGACGATAAATCAAAAGGTCTTTATTCTTATTTTTCAAGTATTTTAGGTTTTATCAAAAAAAGTTTAAAACAAGAAATTTCCCAAATCAAAACACAAGAAGATTTTGATAAACACATATTAAATTTAACAAATAATATAGTAAATGCAGACAAAATAAACATAATTTCAGACAATAATTTAATATCTTTGATAGACGATGTTCAAAATTCTAATATTTATTTTCACGAGTTAAGAAGATTAGTTGAACATAGAATAAACATTATAAAAAGAACTAATAAAAGAAAAAGTGAAATCTATTCACAGTTAGTAATAGAAACAATTGAAAAATACAAACAAGGCATTGAAGGATTGCGTAAAACAATTGAAGAAGTTAAACAAATTTATCATCTAACACAACAAGACGATGAAGAAGAAAAACAATTAGAATTAACAACACTTGAAAAAGCTTATTATGACATTTTTAAAGAACATATTAGCAATGAAAATAAAGAATTTCTTAAAGATATGGCTTCAAAAATTTGAGGTATTCTTATAGAAGTAAATAGTAAATATCAAATTGATTTCTTTGAAAAAGAACAACCACAAAGTGATTTAAAATCAGAAATAAAAAGATTCTTGAGTGACAATAAAATTGGAAAAGAAAAATGACAATCATTACTAGATGACATTATTGAACAGTTTAAATTACAATATGATTCTGATTTTGAAAATGAAAAAGAAATGAGTTTTGTTTCTAACTAA
- a CDS encoding N-6 DNA methylase yields MFIPFRWKRGGEFYTPKSIVDTIVAILDPVAKSRIYDPACGSGGMFVQSIKYLEERHEKTTQISFFGQESEPDTWRIAKINMAIRGIEANFGDSPASTFTNDHFKDEKFDFIFANPPFNQKNWWNESLSEDPRWQYGIPSKSNANFAWMQHMISHLSPRGKIALVLSNNSVSSFDKTETEIRKKIIEDNILEAIISFPTQLFYNVSLPVVVWVFNKKKKNKDKFLFINATKLGHMVSTKHRELSKDDINKIVSTYKKYANGELENEKGFSAVVLLNEIKENNYNLTTGRYVEVNFDSEPAEEFATKMKSLSSELIQLFQDSKMYSEEIVNNLANLGFGLEDENEE; encoded by the coding sequence TTGTTTATCCCATTTCGCTGAAAGCGGGGGGGGGAATTCTATACTCCTAAATCAATAGTTGATACAATTGTTGCCATTTTAGATCCTGTTGCTAAATCAAGAATTTATGATCCTGCTTGTGGTAGTGGGGGAATGTTTGTTCAGTCAATAAAATATTTAGAAGAACGACACGAAAAAACAACTCAAATTTCATTTTTTGGTCAAGAATCTGAACCTGATACTTGAAGAATTGCCAAAATAAATATGGCAATTAGAGGAATTGAGGCAAATTTCGGAGACTCCCCTGCATCAACTTTTACAAATGATCATTTTAAAGATGAAAAATTTGATTTTATCTTTGCAAATCCGCCATTTAATCAAAAAAATTGATGAAACGAATCTTTAAGTGAAGATCCTAGATGACAATATGGTATTCCTTCAAAATCAAATGCCAATTTTGCTTGAATGCAACATATGATTTCTCACCTATCACCAAGAGGAAAAATTGCTTTAGTTTTATCAAATAATTCTGTTTCTTCATTTGATAAAACAGAAACAGAAATTAGAAAAAAAATAATTGAAGATAATATCTTAGAGGCTATTATCTCTTTTCCTACTCAGCTTTTTTATAATGTTTCATTACCAGTAGTTGTTTGAGTTTTTAACAAAAAGAAAAAAAATAAAGATAAATTTTTATTTATTAATGCAACTAAATTAGGTCATATGGTATCTACTAAACATAGAGAATTATCAAAAGATGATATTAACAAAATAGTATCTACATATAAAAAATATGCAAATGGTGAATTAGAAAATGAAAAAGGATTTTCAGCAGTAGTTTTGTTAAATGAAATAAAAGAAAATAATTACAATTTAACAACTGGAAGATATGTTGAAGTTAATTTTGATTCAGAACCTGCAGAAGAATTTGCCACAAAAATGAAAAGTTTAAGCTCAGAACTTATACAACTTTTTCAAGATTCTAAAATGTATTCAGAAGAAATAGTTAATAACTTAGCTAATTTAGGATTTGGTTTAGAAGATGAAAATGAAGAATAA
- a CDS encoding restriction endonuclease subunit S: protein MKNNFEWKEYKIGELCWDTKNKYTKNKEYAILLNTKDISKEKIQNHAPSLWKSANPHFKYILEVGTIIYSKVAPIYKHFMYVKSVPKSKYSYVIADSFLILSTNEKIVKSKFLYNILRNENIIEHIHSEAITRSTTLPWFNFSELSLLKVSIPPFEIQDKIIKITDSLDNKIETNEKIIENLKFQILTLYRRYFVDVDIEQNIKTQGWKKQSLLHNDLCSVINARINKFEGDKEYFATADVQHINIKNGRLVSSLTIPGRSSKQPILYSVWFSTLKDSSKHILLNNALKYLVENSLFSTDFAGLKCTQTTFEYIASYILFPLFEQIKSNLSHGSAQQRVIQDDFNNIPLIVPPKSIIENYHNLTKAMFENLNTLLLENKKLEKLRDKLITKLLNNELDLSKIKV, encoded by the coding sequence ATGAAGAATAATTTTGAATGAAAAGAGTACAAAATTGGTGAGTTGTGTTGAGATACAAAAAATAAGTATACAAAAAATAAAGAATATGCAATTTTATTAAACACAAAAGATATTTCAAAAGAAAAAATTCAAAATCATGCGCCTTCACTTTGAAAAAGTGCAAACCCTCACTTTAAATATATTTTAGAAGTTGGAACAATCATATATTCAAAAGTTGCTCCTATTTATAAACATTTTATGTATGTAAAATCAGTTCCAAAGTCAAAATATTCTTATGTCATTGCAGATAGCTTTTTAATTTTATCTACTAACGAAAAAATTGTAAAATCTAAATTTTTATACAATATTTTGAGGAATGAAAATATCATAGAACATATTCATTCAGAAGCAATAACAAGATCAACTACTCTACCTTGATTTAATTTCAGTGAATTATCTCTTCTCAAAGTCTCCATCCCTCCTTTTGAAATCCAAGACAAAATAATAAAGATAACAGATTCACTAGATAATAAAATTGAAACTAATGAAAAAATAATAGAAAATTTAAAATTTCAAATATTAACACTATATCGTCGCTATTTTGTTGATGTTGATATAGAGCAAAATATTAAAACACAAGGATGAAAAAAACAATCATTACTACATAATGATTTATGTAGTGTTATTAATGCAAGAATAAATAAATTTGAAGGGGATAAGGAATATTTTGCAACTGCTGATGTTCAACATATAAATATAAAAAATGGAAGATTAGTTTCTTCTTTAACAATACCTGGTAGATCAAGTAAGCAACCTATTTTGTATTCAGTTTGATTTTCAACACTGAAAGATAGTTCAAAACATATTTTATTAAATAATGCATTAAAGTACTTGGTTGAAAATAGTTTATTTTCTACAGATTTTGCAGGCTTAAAATGTACTCAAACCACTTTTGAATATATAGCAAGTTATATTTTATTCCCTTTGTTTGAACAAATAAAAAGCAATCTAAGTCACGGATCCGCCCAACAACGAGTTATTCAAGACGATTTCAACAACATCCCTCTAATCGTTCCACCTAAAAGCATAATAGAAAACTATCATAACTTAACAAAAGCAATGTTTGAAAATTTAAATACTTTACTTTTAGAAAACAAAAAACTTGAAAAACTAAGAGACAAATTAATTACTAAATTATTAAATAATGAGCTTGATTTATCAAAAATAAAAGTATAA
- a CDS encoding P68 family surface lipoprotein, with amino-acid sequence MKKKIIKSLATGFGLLAPIAILASCGETEKTTINFATSQGEFWPMMMGMKEIIKIYNEQHKNDADFLPVELLAREKSKQDSEAGLLSQLQADLTTGKGNWDIILGNKATAYVANSFNKLLDVGTQTVNPNSFPKKIIDNYNKLLGSEGTNTLKSLPYNINDTDGIVFNLDIMNVLFDIIQSNGGTIDENSEIAKKVKESVGKGHSIPKNSMFSAIKIKESSKTTGFSGFTVNDSTFSDIKKAFEFAQKIYDNTEIDTTKLDADVKDTEIFAIDYASDVFRKQIMSKENKSFWTEESLNNNDLQLKVNIKTDQDLRTKVSNQFEEWENALKQTQFVGTTTGEGEAKKTQWTTKDIVTKTTTDSVQNNDGKTFYSVKFTNFFTPEINQWGSFEVRQYLAAFTYAPLVGTNYSVDSPWARGFFAADLKDGKQKAEEWTTRDDVYATNQAMRSDENAQFSSYNAGGSSLIAVKSNNEKVNKNIKKFIDFLYNGTGLKDLTGADISAADFMAEQSAYFIPTTTTITQNKINELKTRQSTYKTKLAELDTQIASKKAEAEQIQAKVAKHEKDTTQPDATEAEKTKLTDFNTLKGKRAKFDIAINNLTSVIISIDSALKFVNNEKTGILPQPANTEIIKIPTNLTNALFESTKKDKPTHLTKEDFLTKLLNNVQIN; translated from the coding sequence ATGAAAAAGAAAATTATTAAGAGCCTGGCGACAGGTTTTGGTTTATTAGCACCAATAGCTATTTTAGCATCTTGTGGTGAAACAGAAAAAACTACTATTAATTTTGCAACTTCTCAAGGCGAGTTTTGGCCAATGATGATGGGAATGAAAGAAATTATTAAAATTTACAATGAACAACACAAAAATGATGCAGACTTTCTTCCTGTTGAATTACTTGCAAGAGAAAAATCTAAACAAGATTCTGAAGCAGGACTTTTGAGTCAGTTACAAGCTGATTTAACAACAGGTAAAGGAAATTGAGATATTATTCTAGGAAACAAAGCTACAGCTTATGTTGCTAATTCTTTTAACAAACTATTAGACGTAGGAACTCAAACTGTAAATCCAAATTCATTTCCTAAAAAAATTATTGATAACTACAATAAATTATTAGGTTCTGAAGGAACAAATACTTTAAAAAGTTTACCATACAATATAAATGATACAGATGGTATTGTTTTCAACCTAGATATTATGAATGTTCTTTTTGATATCATTCAATCTAATGGTGGAACAATAGATGAAAATTCTGAAATTGCTAAAAAAGTAAAAGAATCAGTAGGAAAAGGACATTCAATTCCTAAAAATTCAATGTTTAGTGCAATAAAAATCAAAGAATCTTCAAAAACAACTGGATTTTCAGGATTTACTGTAAATGATTCTACATTTAGCGACATCAAAAAAGCTTTCGAATTTGCACAAAAAATTTATGACAATACAGAAATCGATACAACTAAATTAGATGCAGATGTAAAAGATACAGAAATTTTTGCAATCGATTATGCTTCTGATGTATTTAGAAAACAAATAATGTCAAAAGAAAACAAAAGCTTCTGAACTGAAGAAAGTTTAAATAATAATGACTTACAATTAAAAGTAAACATTAAAACAGATCAAGATTTAAGAACAAAAGTTTCTAACCAATTTGAAGAATGAGAAAATGCTTTAAAACAAACTCAATTTGTAGGAACTACTACAGGAGAAGGTGAAGCTAAAAAAACTCAATGGACTACAAAAGACATAGTTACAAAAACAACAACTGATTCTGTACAAAACAATGATGGAAAAACTTTTTATTCAGTTAAATTTACTAACTTCTTTACTCCAGAAATAAATCAATGAGGTTCATTTGAAGTAAGACAATATTTAGCTGCATTTACTTATGCTCCGTTAGTTGGAACTAACTATTCTGTAGATTCTCCATGAGCTCGTGGTTTCTTTGCTGCAGACTTAAAAGATGGAAAACAAAAAGCTGAAGAATGAACAACTAGAGATGATGTTTATGCAACAAATCAAGCAATGAGATCAGACGAAAATGCTCAATTTTCTTCATACAATGCAGGTGGTTCTTCTTTAATTGCTGTAAAATCTAACAATGAAAAAGTAAATAAAAATATTAAGAAATTTATCGACTTTTTATACAATGGAACAGGACTTAAAGATTTAACTGGAGCTGATATTTCAGCAGCTGATTTTATGGCAGAACAATCCGCTTACTTTATTCCTACTACAACTACAATTACACAAAATAAAATTAACGAACTCAAAACAAGACAATCAACTTACAAAACTAAATTAGCAGAATTAGATACTCAAATTGCTTCTAAAAAAGCTGAAGCAGAACAAATTCAAGCTAAAGTAGCAAAACACGAAAAAGATACTACACAACCTGATGCAACTGAAGCAGAAAAAACAAAATTAACCGACTTTAACACACTAAAAGGTAAAAGAGCTAAATTTGATATCGCTATTAATAATTTAACTTCAGTTATTATTTCTATAGATTCAGCATTAAAATTTGTAAATAATGAAAAAACTGGAATTCTTCCTCAACCTGCAAATACAGAAATTATAAAAATTCCTACAAATCTTACAAATGCATTATTTGAATCAACTAAAAAAGATAAACCAACACATTTAACTAAAGAAGACTTCCTAACAAAACTTTTAAATAACGTTCAAATTAACTAA